The following coding sequences lie in one Pseudoxanthomonas sp. SE1 genomic window:
- a CDS encoding sulfurtransferase produces the protein MITNIAAYHFTPIDAPEAFASTLRERAEALSLRGSVLVAGEGLNLFLAGGADAIESFLAPLRADARFAGLRVKYSTSRQVPFARLKVKVKQEIISFRRPGTTPEDVRAPVVEPRTLARWLEQGHDDAGRRVVMLDTRNQQEIAYGTFTGALTLPIDKFTDLPAALERHREALKDATVVSFCTGGIRCEKAALWMQADGMDNVLQLDDGILGYFEQAGGAGYDGACFVFDERVALRPDLTPLVDDAADAA, from the coding sequence ATGATCACCAACATCGCGGCCTACCATTTCACGCCCATCGACGCTCCCGAGGCATTCGCGTCGACCCTGCGCGAGCGCGCCGAGGCGCTCTCGCTGCGGGGCTCGGTGCTGGTGGCGGGCGAGGGCCTGAACCTGTTCCTGGCCGGTGGGGCGGATGCGATCGAATCCTTTCTCGCGCCGCTGCGCGCAGACGCGCGCTTCGCCGGCCTGCGGGTGAAGTACAGCACCAGCCGGCAGGTGCCGTTCGCACGCCTCAAGGTCAAGGTGAAGCAGGAGATCATCAGCTTCCGCCGCCCCGGCACCACGCCGGAAGACGTGCGGGCCCCCGTCGTCGAACCCCGTACGCTCGCCCGCTGGCTGGAGCAGGGGCATGACGATGCCGGCCGCCGCGTGGTGATGCTGGATACCCGCAACCAGCAGGAGATCGCCTACGGCACCTTCACCGGTGCGCTGACGCTGCCGATCGACAAGTTCACCGACCTGCCGGCGGCACTGGAGCGGCATCGCGAGGCGCTGAAGGACGCCACCGTGGTCAGCTTCTGCACCGGCGGCATCCGCTGCGAGAAGGCCGCGCTGTGGATGCAGGCCGATGGCATGGACAACGTGCTGCAGTTGGACGACGGCATCCTGGGATACTTCGAACAGGCCGGTGGCGCCGGTTACGACGGCGCCTGCTTCGTGTTCGACGAGCGCGTTGCGCTGCGTCCGGATCTCACGCCGCTGGTGGACGACGCGGCCGACGCCGCATGA
- a CDS encoding YdiU family protein: MHALHFDNRYVNELPGDPERSPRRREVRGALWSAVDPTPVAAPVLLAHSHEVAALLGLDDADVASPAFAQVFGGNTLLAGMQPYAGNYGGHQFGNWAGQLGDGRAITLGEAINARGERWELQLKGAGPTPYSRTADGRAVLRSSIREFLCSEAMHHLGVPTTRALSLVGTGEQVVRDMFYDGHPKPEPGAIVCRVAPSFLRFGHYQLPASRGDTDLLRALVDFTIRRDFPHLSGEGESLYAAWFAEVCERTAVMVAHWMRVGFVHGVMNTDNMSVLGLTIDYGPYGWIDNYDPDWTPNTTDAQGRRYRFGWQARVAGWNLSRFAQALSPLFDGVEALQEGLQRFADAYARADRDNIARKLGLAECHEEDVMQMEVLLRLLQDGEVDMTLFFRALIDADPSDASLSAFDDSFYDAGKREAIAPGLRDWLAAHARRRADDVLDAATRHERMRLANPRYVLRNYLAQQAIDAAEAGDLSGVHALLDVMRRPYDDQPGRERYAGRRPDWARDRAGCSMLSCSS, encoded by the coding sequence ATGCACGCGCTGCATTTCGACAACCGCTACGTCAACGAACTGCCGGGCGATCCGGAACGATCCCCGCGACGCCGTGAAGTCCGCGGCGCACTGTGGTCGGCCGTGGACCCCACGCCCGTTGCCGCGCCGGTGTTGCTGGCGCATTCGCATGAAGTCGCGGCGCTGCTCGGCCTCGACGACGCCGATGTCGCGTCTCCCGCATTCGCACAGGTGTTCGGCGGCAACACGCTGCTGGCCGGCATGCAGCCTTACGCCGGCAACTATGGCGGCCACCAGTTCGGCAACTGGGCCGGGCAACTCGGCGACGGTCGCGCCATCACGCTGGGCGAGGCGATCAATGCGCGGGGCGAACGCTGGGAACTGCAGCTGAAAGGTGCCGGGCCGACCCCGTATTCGCGCACCGCCGATGGCCGCGCGGTGCTGCGCTCGTCGATCCGCGAGTTCCTGTGCAGCGAGGCGATGCATCATCTCGGCGTTCCGACGACGCGGGCCTTGAGCCTGGTCGGCACGGGCGAGCAGGTCGTGCGCGACATGTTCTACGACGGCCATCCGAAACCCGAGCCGGGCGCGATCGTGTGCCGCGTGGCGCCGTCGTTCCTGCGCTTCGGCCATTACCAGTTGCCGGCGTCGCGCGGCGACACGGACCTGCTGCGCGCACTGGTGGACTTCACGATCCGGCGCGATTTCCCGCACCTGTCGGGGGAAGGCGAGTCGCTGTACGCGGCGTGGTTCGCCGAGGTCTGCGAACGCACGGCGGTGATGGTGGCGCACTGGATGCGCGTGGGTTTCGTCCATGGGGTCATGAATACCGACAACATGTCGGTGCTCGGCCTGACCATCGACTACGGCCCCTACGGCTGGATCGACAACTACGATCCGGACTGGACGCCGAACACGACCGACGCGCAGGGTCGTCGCTATCGCTTCGGCTGGCAGGCCCGGGTGGCGGGCTGGAACCTGAGCCGCTTCGCGCAGGCGTTGTCGCCGCTGTTCGACGGGGTGGAGGCCCTGCAGGAGGGGTTGCAGCGCTTCGCTGACGCCTACGCGCGTGCCGATCGCGACAACATCGCGCGCAAGCTGGGGTTGGCCGAGTGCCACGAGGAAGATGTCATGCAGATGGAAGTCCTTCTCCGCCTCCTGCAGGACGGCGAGGTCGACATGACTTTGTTCTTCCGTGCGCTGATCGACGCGGATCCGTCGGACGCCTCGCTGTCGGCTTTCGATGACTCCTTCTATGACGCGGGGAAGCGCGAGGCCATCGCACCTGGGCTGCGCGACTGGCTTGCCGCGCATGCACGCCGCCGGGCGGACGACGTGCTCGACGCCGCTACGCGCCATGAACGCATGCGCCTGGCCAATCCCCGCTACGTGCTGCGCAACTATCTGGCGCAGCAGGCCATCGATGCCGCTGAAGCGGGCGACCTGTCCGGCGTGCATGCGCTGCTGGACGTGATGCGCCGGCCGTACGACGACCAGCCGGGTCGCGAACGCTATGCCGGGCGTCGCCCCGACTGGGCACGCGATCGCGCGGGTTGTTCGATGCTGTCGTGCAGTTCCTGA
- a CDS encoding glutathione S-transferase — MITVHHLNNSRSQRVLWLIEELGLDYTVVRYQRDPQTMLAPPELKRVHPLGKSPVVVDGEHVLAESGAILEYLVERYDTARRFAPSPGTAEHLRYRHWLHYAEGSAMPPMLLSLVFSRLKKAPMPFFARPIARGIADKAMRTFVGPQVKLHLGYMESELGKAPWFAGDEFSAADIQMSFPVEAAAVRAGLEACPNLAGFLQRIHARPAYQRALEQGGPFDLLG; from the coding sequence ATGATCACCGTCCACCACCTCAACAACTCCCGTTCCCAGCGCGTGCTCTGGCTGATCGAAGAACTGGGCCTGGACTACACGGTGGTGCGTTACCAGCGCGACCCGCAGACCATGCTCGCGCCGCCGGAACTGAAGAGAGTGCATCCGCTGGGCAAGTCGCCCGTCGTGGTGGACGGTGAGCACGTGCTGGCCGAATCCGGTGCGATCCTCGAATACCTCGTGGAGCGTTACGACACCGCGCGCCGGTTCGCACCGTCGCCGGGCACGGCGGAGCACCTGCGCTACCGCCACTGGCTGCATTACGCGGAAGGCTCGGCGATGCCGCCGATGCTGCTCAGCCTGGTGTTCTCCCGCCTGAAGAAGGCGCCGATGCCGTTCTTCGCCCGACCCATCGCGCGCGGCATCGCCGACAAGGCGATGCGGACCTTCGTCGGACCGCAGGTGAAGCTCCATCTGGGCTACATGGAAAGCGAACTGGGCAAGGCGCCGTGGTTCGCCGGGGACGAGTTCAGCGCAGCCGACATCCAGATGAGCTTTCCGGTCGAAGCGGCGGCGGTACGCGCCGGATTGGAGGCCTGTCCGAATCTCGCCGGATTCCTGCAGCGCATCCACGCCAGGCCTGCCTACCAGCGTGCGCTGGAACAGGGCGGGCCGTTCGACCTGCTGGGCTAG
- a CDS encoding LLM class flavin-dependent oxidoreductase: MIPYSLLDLAPVCEGSDTTRAFVHMRDLAQHAERWGYTRYWLAEHHNMPGIASAATAVLIGHVAGATSTIRVGAGGIMLPNHSPLQVAEQFGTLASLYPGRIDLGLGRAPGTDQATARALRRYFDSAEQFPQDVQELLRYFEPVQEGQAVRAVPGAGLDVPVWLLGSSLFGAQLSAALGLPYAFASHFAPDAMDQALLVYHRDFRPSKRQAKPHAMLALNVVAAETDAEAKHLFTTQQQAFVNLRRGRAGLVPPPIDDIETFWEPHEKAGVAQALACAVIGSRDTVRRGIADFIERHRPDELMLTANIFDHEKRLRSFQIAAEVMQS, from the coding sequence ATGATCCCTTACTCGCTCCTCGACCTCGCGCCTGTCTGCGAGGGCAGCGATACCACCCGGGCGTTCGTCCACATGCGCGACCTCGCGCAGCATGCCGAGCGCTGGGGTTACACGCGTTACTGGCTTGCCGAGCACCACAACATGCCGGGCATCGCCAGCGCCGCGACGGCGGTCCTGATCGGTCACGTCGCAGGGGCGACCTCGACGATCCGCGTGGGGGCCGGCGGCATCATGTTGCCGAATCATTCGCCACTGCAGGTGGCCGAGCAGTTCGGCACGCTGGCGTCGCTGTATCCGGGGCGCATCGATCTCGGTCTCGGCCGTGCGCCGGGTACCGACCAGGCAACGGCGCGTGCGCTGCGCCGCTATTTCGACAGCGCCGAGCAGTTCCCGCAGGACGTGCAGGAACTGCTGCGCTACTTCGAGCCGGTACAGGAGGGCCAGGCGGTGCGCGCCGTGCCGGGCGCGGGCCTCGACGTGCCGGTGTGGCTGTTGGGCTCCAGCCTGTTCGGTGCGCAGCTCTCCGCCGCGCTCGGCTTGCCGTACGCGTTCGCGTCCCACTTCGCACCCGATGCCATGGACCAGGCGCTGCTGGTGTACCACCGCGACTTCCGCCCATCCAAGCGGCAGGCCAAGCCGCACGCGATGCTCGCGTTGAACGTGGTGGCGGCCGAGACCGATGCCGAGGCGAAACACCTGTTCACCACCCAGCAGCAGGCCTTCGTCAACCTGCGTCGCGGGCGTGCCGGCCTGGTGCCGCCACCGATCGACGACATCGAAACGTTCTGGGAGCCGCACGAAAAAGCAGGCGTTGCGCAGGCGCTGGCCTGTGCTGTCATCGGCAGCCGCGACACCGTGCGCAGGGGCATTGCGGACTTCATCGAGCGGCACCGCCCGGACGAGCTGATGCTGACGGCCAACATTTTCGATCACGAAAAGCGCTTGCGCTCGTTCCAGATCGCGGCCGAGGTCATGCAATCGTAG
- a CDS encoding carboxylesterase/lipase family protein: MHPFPPVPSSRRDFLRQLAATSAMAGLLGPGLFTAQAGSRSSLATTRSGRIAGIVDRDIHVFRSVPYGGDTANRRFQRAAREAAWKGTRDATRYGASAPQRGDADGQPASEDCLFLNVYTPALREGGKRPILFYIHGGGYNNGSGSHPLYDGVNLCRRGDVVVVTVNHRLNAFGYLYLGESGDERLRDAGNVGQLDLIDALQWVREHAHEFGGDADNVTVFGQSGGGAKIATLMAMPEADGLFHKAMTMSGQQVTAAGPRAAAQRSALFLAGLGLGPRDTDALLAMPMARLLDATRVRDPSRVENTALYFGPVLDTHNLPRHPFYPDAPAQSARIPMIIGNTRDETRAFLGNDEANFALTWDQLPQKLREQQYVDLSPEVVIAGYRRLYPDYTPSEVFFAATTAGRSWRGAVIEAEERAKQGSPAWVYQLDWRSPAEGGRLRAFHTLDIPLVFDNVTAEGSKTGDDARARTMASRMSKALIALARHGDPNHAGLPEWAPYTLPQRQTMVFDDTSSVQDDPRGGERRLYERVPFLQRGTS, translated from the coding sequence ATGCATCCGTTCCCTCCCGTTCCTTCCTCGCGCCGCGATTTCCTGCGACAGCTCGCCGCCACCTCCGCGATGGCGGGCCTGCTCGGCCCCGGACTGTTCACCGCGCAGGCGGGCTCCCGGTCTTCGCTTGCCACCACGCGTAGCGGACGCATCGCAGGCATCGTGGATCGCGACATCCACGTATTCCGCAGCGTGCCTTACGGCGGCGACACCGCCAACCGACGGTTCCAGCGCGCCGCGCGTGAAGCCGCCTGGAAGGGAACGCGCGATGCCACCCGCTACGGCGCATCCGCACCCCAGCGCGGCGATGCCGACGGACAGCCCGCCAGCGAGGACTGCCTGTTCCTCAATGTCTACACCCCTGCGCTGCGCGAGGGTGGCAAGCGCCCGATCCTGTTCTACATCCATGGTGGCGGCTACAACAACGGCTCCGGCTCCCACCCGCTGTACGACGGCGTGAACCTGTGTCGCCGCGGCGATGTCGTCGTGGTCACCGTCAATCACCGGCTCAACGCGTTCGGTTACCTCTATCTTGGCGAGAGCGGCGACGAACGCCTGCGCGACGCCGGCAACGTGGGCCAGCTCGACCTGATCGACGCCCTGCAGTGGGTTCGCGAGCATGCGCACGAGTTCGGCGGCGATGCGGACAACGTCACTGTATTCGGCCAGTCGGGCGGCGGAGCCAAGATCGCCACGCTGATGGCCATGCCGGAAGCCGATGGCCTGTTCCACAAAGCGATGACGATGAGCGGCCAGCAGGTCACCGCCGCCGGCCCGCGTGCAGCGGCACAGCGCAGCGCGCTGTTCCTGGCCGGACTGGGCCTCGGCCCACGCGATACCGATGCGCTGCTCGCGATGCCGATGGCGCGGCTGCTGGACGCCACGCGCGTGCGCGATCCGTCGCGGGTGGAGAACACGGCGCTCTACTTCGGCCCGGTGCTGGATACGCACAACCTCCCCCGGCACCCGTTCTACCCCGATGCGCCCGCGCAGTCGGCACGCATTCCGATGATCATCGGCAATACGCGCGACGAGACGCGCGCGTTCCTGGGCAACGACGAAGCGAACTTCGCGCTGACCTGGGACCAGTTGCCGCAGAAGCTGCGCGAGCAGCAGTACGTGGACCTGTCGCCGGAGGTGGTCATCGCCGGATACCGCCGCCTGTATCCGGACTACACGCCGTCCGAGGTGTTCTTCGCGGCCACCACCGCGGGCCGCTCCTGGCGCGGCGCCGTCATCGAAGCCGAGGAGCGTGCGAAGCAGGGATCGCCTGCGTGGGTCTACCAGTTGGACTGGCGCTCGCCAGCCGAAGGCGGACGCCTGCGCGCCTTCCACACGCTCGACATTCCGCTGGTGTTCGACAACGTGACGGCCGAGGGATCGAAGACCGGCGACGACGCACGCGCACGCACGATGGCCTCGCGCATGAGCAAGGCCTTGATCGCCCTCGCCCGCCATGGCGATCCCAACCACGCGGGCTTGCCCGAATGGGCGCCTTACACGCTGCCGCAGCGCCAGACGATGGTGTTCGACGACACATCCAGCGTGCAGGACGATCCGCGCGGCGGAGAGCGCCGGCTGTACGAGCGCGTGCCGTTCCTCCAGCGAGGCACCTCGTAG
- a CDS encoding NAD(P)/FAD-dependent oxidoreductase, with protein sequence MAPTHDVLVIGGGAAGLMTALTAGQRGLRVLVIEHANKVGKKILMSGGGRCNFTNTGTTPANFLSANPHFCKSALARYTPGDFIELVQRHRIAFHEKELGQLFCDVSSKLIVKMLVDECVAAGVRVETGCSVQQVRHDGGVFRIDTPLGRFAAPSLVVATGGLSIPSMGATGFGYELAKQFGHAVLPTRAGLVPLTLSGKHQERLADLSGVAFPVEARCGKTRFRNFMLLTHRGVSGPSILQISSYWQPGDDLRMDLLPDRDALDWLQSQQKQRPDAELKTVLSDALPRRFAQRLCEVWLPNRSMKQFNAPQLKEAAALLAGWPLVASGTEGYRTAEVTLGGVDTDGVSSSTMMSKHVPGLFFVGEVLDVTGWLGGYNFQWAWASGHAAGMAV encoded by the coding sequence ATGGCGCCCACCCACGACGTCCTGGTGATCGGCGGCGGCGCAGCCGGTCTCATGACCGCACTCACGGCAGGTCAGCGTGGCCTGCGCGTGCTGGTCATCGAACATGCCAACAAGGTCGGCAAGAAGATCCTGATGTCGGGCGGCGGACGCTGCAACTTCACCAACACCGGCACCACGCCCGCCAACTTCCTGTCGGCCAATCCGCATTTCTGCAAGTCGGCGCTGGCGCGCTACACGCCGGGCGATTTCATCGAGCTGGTCCAGCGCCATCGCATTGCTTTCCACGAGAAGGAACTGGGGCAGTTGTTCTGCGATGTGTCGTCCAAACTCATCGTGAAGATGCTGGTGGACGAATGCGTCGCCGCAGGCGTACGCGTCGAGACGGGCTGCAGCGTGCAGCAGGTCCGCCACGACGGCGGCGTATTCCGCATCGATACGCCACTGGGCCGTTTCGCCGCACCATCGCTGGTGGTGGCCACCGGCGGCCTGTCGATCCCCAGCATGGGCGCCACCGGCTTCGGGTACGAACTGGCGAAGCAGTTCGGACACGCCGTGCTGCCCACGCGTGCCGGACTTGTCCCGTTGACGCTCAGCGGCAAGCACCAGGAGCGGCTGGCCGACCTGAGCGGTGTCGCGTTCCCGGTGGAAGCCCGATGCGGCAAGACGCGTTTCCGCAACTTCATGCTGCTGACCCACCGCGGTGTCAGCGGGCCCTCGATCCTGCAGATCTCGTCGTACTGGCAGCCGGGCGATGACCTGCGAATGGACCTGCTGCCGGACCGGGATGCGCTGGACTGGCTGCAGTCCCAGCAGAAGCAACGTCCGGACGCCGAACTCAAGACCGTGCTGTCCGACGCGCTGCCGCGTCGCTTTGCCCAGCGCCTGTGCGAGGTCTGGCTGCCCAACCGGTCGATGAAGCAATTCAACGCCCCCCAACTGAAGGAGGCGGCCGCGTTGCTGGCCGGCTGGCCGCTGGTCGCCAGCGGTACGGAAGGCTATCGCACCGCCGAAGTCACGCTGGGGGGCGTGGACACCGACGGCGTATCCAGCAGCACGATGATGTCGAAGCACGTGCCGGGCCTGTTCTTCGTCGGCGAAGTACTGGACGTCACCGGCTGGCTGGGTGGGTACAACTTCCAATGGGCCTGGGCTTCGGGCCACGCGGCGGGCATGGCGGTCTGA
- a CDS encoding YaeQ family protein, whose product MALKSTVVKAELQISDMDRHYYGAHGLTLAQHPSETDERLMVRLLAFALLAEDRLEFGKGLSNEEEPDLWRKDYTGLIEQWIDLGQPDESRIRKACGRAREVVVVNYGGRAADLWWDKNAALLARHRNLTVLDIAPEAVDALTALMVRSMRFNVMIQDGEMQWMTDDRVVSVIPAIRQTGLARAA is encoded by the coding sequence ATGGCCCTCAAGTCCACCGTCGTCAAAGCCGAACTCCAGATCAGCGACATGGACCGCCATTACTACGGTGCCCACGGCCTGACCCTGGCCCAGCACCCATCGGAGACCGACGAGCGGCTGATGGTGCGCCTGCTCGCCTTCGCACTGCTGGCCGAGGACCGGCTGGAATTCGGCAAGGGCCTCAGCAACGAAGAAGAACCCGACCTCTGGCGCAAGGACTACACCGGCCTGATCGAGCAGTGGATCGACCTGGGCCAACCGGACGAATCCCGGATCCGCAAAGCATGCGGGCGTGCCCGGGAGGTCGTGGTGGTGAACTACGGCGGCCGCGCGGCCGATCTCTGGTGGGACAAGAATGCAGCGCTGCTGGCCCGCCACCGCAACCTGACCGTGCTCGACATCGCCCCGGAGGCGGTGGATGCGCTCACCGCGCTGATGGTGCGCAGCATGCGGTTCAACGTGATGATCCAGGACGGCGAAATGCAGTGGATGACCGACGATCGCGTGGTCAGCGTCATCCCCGCGATCCGCCAGACGGGGCTTGCGCGGGCTGCCTGA
- a CDS encoding cold-shock protein codes for MSDRQTGTVKWFNDAKGFGFITPQSGPDLFVHFRSIQGNGFKSLKEGQAVSFVAVQGQKGMQADQVQPL; via the coding sequence ATGTCTGATCGTCAGACCGGTACCGTCAAGTGGTTCAACGACGCCAAGGGCTTCGGCTTCATCACCCCGCAGAGCGGCCCCGACCTGTTCGTGCACTTCCGCTCGATCCAGGGCAATGGCTTCAAGTCGCTGAAGGAAGGCCAGGCGGTCTCCTTCGTCGCCGTGCAGGGCCAGAAGGGCATGCAGGCCGACCAGGTGCAGCCGCTGTAA
- the dbpA gene encoding ATP-dependent RNA helicase DbpA → MLDFTSLPLAPGLQQGVQALGYARPTPIQARSLPAILDGRDVIAQAPTGSGKTAAFGLGLLHRLDVATGRTQALVLCPTRELADQVAQQLRKLAVGIPNLKVLTLCGGMPLEPQLRSLEAHDPHVVVGTPGRIQELLRKKALHLGGVRTLVLDEADRMLDMGFEEPIREITGKTPKDRQSLLFSATFTDAIRDIARNTLRDPLEVTVDAPQEQAVIEQHFVRVDPERKQTALAGLLAQHGVESCVVFCNMRKDVDEVAGSLQHFGFSALALHGDMEQRDRDEVLVRFANRSCNVLVASDVAARGLDIEDLALVVNYDMPSDADTYVHRIGRTGRAGRDGLAISLCTPRELPRAAVIEERLGPPLLWDRNVPSAPKANTAPPAAMTTLRIDAGKTDKLRPGDVLGALTGDAGLSASVIGKINVFATRTYVAVARDKAGVALARLNAGKIKGRSFRVRKL, encoded by the coding sequence ATGCTCGATTTCACTTCTCTTCCGCTGGCGCCCGGCCTGCAGCAGGGTGTCCAGGCCCTGGGTTACGCCCGGCCGACGCCCATCCAGGCCCGCAGCCTGCCCGCCATCCTCGATGGTCGCGATGTCATCGCGCAGGCACCCACCGGCAGCGGCAAGACCGCTGCCTTCGGCCTGGGCTTGTTGCACCGGCTGGATGTCGCCACGGGGCGCACGCAGGCATTGGTGCTGTGCCCGACCCGCGAACTCGCCGACCAGGTGGCGCAGCAGCTGCGCAAACTGGCCGTGGGCATTCCCAACCTCAAGGTCCTGACGCTGTGCGGCGGCATGCCGCTGGAACCGCAGCTGCGCTCGCTCGAAGCGCATGACCCGCACGTGGTCGTCGGCACGCCGGGCCGCATCCAGGAACTGCTGCGCAAGAAGGCGCTGCACCTGGGCGGCGTGCGCACGCTGGTGCTGGATGAAGCGGACCGTATGCTCGACATGGGCTTCGAGGAACCGATCCGCGAGATCACCGGCAAGACGCCGAAGGACCGCCAGAGCCTACTGTTCTCGGCCACCTTCACCGACGCCATCCGCGACATCGCCCGCAATACCTTGCGCGACCCGCTGGAAGTCACGGTGGACGCGCCGCAGGAACAGGCGGTCATCGAGCAACACTTCGTGCGCGTGGACCCGGAGCGCAAGCAGACCGCGCTGGCGGGCCTGCTGGCGCAACACGGCGTGGAGTCGTGCGTGGTGTTCTGCAACATGCGCAAGGACGTGGACGAAGTGGCTGGTTCGTTGCAGCACTTCGGCTTCTCCGCCCTCGCCCTGCACGGCGACATGGAGCAGCGCGACCGCGACGAGGTGCTGGTGCGCTTCGCCAACCGCAGCTGCAACGTGCTGGTCGCCAGCGACGTGGCGGCGCGCGGGCTGGACATCGAGGATCTGGCGCTGGTCGTCAACTACGACATGCCCAGCGACGCGGACACCTACGTGCACCGCATCGGCCGCACCGGCCGCGCGGGTCGCGATGGCCTGGCGATCAGCCTGTGCACGCCGCGCGAACTGCCGCGCGCCGCCGTGATCGAAGAACGTCTGGGCCCACCGCTGCTGTGGGACCGCAATGTCCCATCGGCGCCCAAGGCCAATACCGCGCCGCCCGCCGCGATGACCACGCTGCGCATCGACGCCGGCAAGACCGACAAACTGCGCCCCGGCGATGTACTCGGCGCGCTGACCGGCGACGCCGGACTGTCCGCTTCCGTGATCGGGAAGATCAACGTCTTCGCCACGCGGACCTACGTTGCGGTTGCACGCGACAAGGCCGGCGTGGCGTTGGCACGACTCAACGCCGGCAAGATCAAGGGCCGCAGCTTCCGCGTACGGAAGCTCTGA
- a CDS encoding barstar family protein, with protein sequence MSESGFDPGLADPTRAGVFFVTEDDLDPLAAVGRDAGLLSRRIDLSGCDSKGALLLRIATVLDFPQSSGRNWDALSDSLRDLSWLEAPGYVLLFEQAQELRERTEADFDTLLDILDEVSQFWTSNEVPFWSFIALPEEDFPDLQ encoded by the coding sequence ATGAGCGAATCCGGTTTCGATCCCGGCCTGGCCGATCCCACGCGCGCGGGCGTCTTCTTCGTCACCGAGGATGATCTCGATCCACTGGCAGCGGTCGGCCGCGATGCCGGGCTGCTGTCGCGCCGCATAGACCTGTCCGGCTGCGACAGCAAGGGCGCCCTGCTGTTGCGCATCGCCACGGTGCTGGACTTCCCCCAATCCTCCGGGCGCAACTGGGATGCGCTGTCCGACAGCCTGCGCGACCTGTCCTGGCTGGAGGCGCCCGGTTACGTCCTGCTCTTCGAACAGGCCCAGGAACTGCGCGAACGCACCGAGGCCGATTTCGACACCCTGCTCGATATCCTGGACGAAGTCTCGCAGTTCTGGACGTCCAACGAGGTCCCGTTCTGGTCGTTCATCGCGCTGCCGGAGGAAGATTTCCCCGACCTGCAATAG
- a CDS encoding ribonuclease, producing the protein MSRRSRARRQSRQRLPLFAFLALLVLGAGAWWWSQRDEAPAAPAIASHETADPRHTSAELALPPVEQTRPGELAGEVPDIAPPVAPARSGGNGVLPAFLPPEARQTLELIERGGPFPHRQDGSVFQNREGRLPRQSRGYYREYTVDTPGLDHRGARRIVTGGQPPREYYYTDDHYESFRRFEIGNGTLP; encoded by the coding sequence ATGAGTCGACGTTCCCGCGCCCGCCGACAGAGTCGGCAGCGTCTCCCCCTGTTCGCCTTCCTCGCGCTGCTGGTGCTGGGTGCGGGCGCCTGGTGGTGGTCCCAGCGCGACGAAGCGCCTGCCGCGCCGGCCATCGCGTCGCATGAAACCGCGGATCCCCGCCACACCAGCGCCGAACTTGCGCTGCCGCCGGTCGAACAGACACGCCCCGGCGAACTCGCGGGTGAAGTCCCCGACATCGCGCCACCCGTCGCGCCCGCGCGATCGGGCGGCAACGGGGTGCTGCCCGCCTTCCTGCCGCCGGAGGCCCGGCAGACACTGGAACTGATCGAGCGCGGTGGGCCGTTCCCGCATCGCCAGGACGGCAGCGTCTTCCAGAACCGCGAGGGCCGGCTGCCACGCCAGTCCCGCGGCTACTACCGCGAGTACACGGTCGACACGCCCGGCCTCGACCATCGCGGCGCACGCCGCATCGTCACCGGTGGCCAACCGCCGCGCGAGTACTACTACACCGACGACCACTACGAGAGCTTCCGCCGGTTCGAGATCGGCAACGGAACCCTGCCATGA
- a CDS encoding YbaY family lipoprotein, producing MFRLPLITACLLALAACQSPPTGNAAPTQPAAVIQGRALYLERIAPPPGATLSVQLVDNQLADTPAAVVASADFRDLKGPPFAFTLPYDPAKLRPNGMYGLHAGLRDAQGTLWFVTDTRVPVTPGASAPVEFRMVRAAEDPAPPATGTPWEQARARGSVFRGIGTEPGWSVEVGAGSTPRLSADLDYGERKIDVAQSRKTAEGYVGSTADGLAVSLTTKKEVCSDGMSDNEYPASATLTVGGKVYRGCGRFLTE from the coding sequence ATGTTCCGTCTGCCGTTGATCACCGCCTGCCTGCTGGCACTCGCAGCCTGCCAGTCGCCGCCCACTGGCAACGCAGCCCCGACCCAACCTGCTGCGGTGATCCAGGGGAGGGCCCTCTATCTCGAACGCATCGCGCCGCCGCCAGGCGCGACGCTCAGCGTGCAACTCGTGGACAACCAGCTGGCCGATACACCGGCCGCCGTGGTCGCGAGCGCCGACTTCCGCGACCTGAAGGGCCCGCCGTTCGCGTTCACCCTGCCCTATGACCCTGCCAAGCTGCGTCCGAATGGCATGTACGGCCTGCACGCCGGCCTTCGGGACGCGCAGGGCACGCTCTGGTTCGTCACCGATACGCGCGTGCCGGTGACGCCCGGCGCGTCTGCACCGGTTGAATTCCGCATGGTGCGGGCTGCTGAAGATCCGGCTCCTCCTGCAACGGGAACACCCTGGGAGCAGGCCAGGGCACGTGGCAGCGTCTTCCGTGGAATCGGCACCGAACCGGGCTGGTCCGTGGAAGTCGGTGCCGGCTCCACGCCGCGCCTGAGCGCCGACCTGGACTACGGCGAACGCAAGATCGATGTCGCACAGTCCCGGAAGACGGCAGAGGGTTATGTCGGCAGCACCGCCGATGGCCTGGCCGTGTCGCTGACGACGAAGAAGGAAGTCTGCAGCGATGGCATGAGCGACAACGAATACCCGGCCTCTGCGACCCTGACGGTGGGTGGCAAGGTCTACCGCGGCTGCGGCCGCTTCCTGACGGAATGA